TTCCGCTGCGGGAACGGCACGCGCCGAGTTGGATTGCGTGAAGCAGAATTCTCCGGCAAGTCCACCGAGGGAATCCCTGAGGGTCTTCAGGATTTCTTCCGCGTCTTTCTCGCGCAGGACTCCCACCACCACCACAAGCTTGCTGAAACTGAAGGCTTCCTGGATGGCCTCGGATGAGACGCGGATGCCGTCCGGATTATGCGCAGCGTCAACCACCACGGTAGGCGCCGTGCGGACAACCTCGAGCCGGCCAGGTGACGTCACGTTGCCGAAGGCTTCCTTGAGCACCTCTGCATCGAGTTCCTTCTCTCCCCCGCCGAAGAAGGCTTCCAAGGCAGCAACGGCCACGGCAGCATTTTCAGCTTGGTGGGCGCCATGGAGCGGAAGCAGCAGGTCCTCGTACCGGCCGGCAAGGCCTTGGATGGTCAGGACCTGGCCACCAACAGCCACAGCGCGGGACTCAACACCAAATTCAACGCCCTCGAACCGGAACGGCACATCCACTTCGCGGGCTTTCTCCAACAGGACCTGCGCGGCGTCCACCGGCTGGGCGGCGCTGACCAGGAAGCCGCCGGGTTTGATGATGCCGGCCTTCTCATAAGCGATGTCCTCCGTGGTGTCGCCCAGGAGATCCGTGTGGTCCAAAGAGATCGGAGTGATGACCGAGACTTGACCGTCGCCCACGTTCGTGGCGTCGGTGATGCCGCCCAACCCGACCTCCATGACGGCAACATCAACCGGCTGGTCAGCGAACACAGCAAAGCCCAG
Above is a genomic segment from Arthrobacter sp. YN containing:
- a CDS encoding bifunctional folylpolyglutamate synthase/dihydrofolate synthase; this encodes MTDEFSVESVYAELLGRAPENKMEPRLAPLFRAMDVLGEPNKAYPIIHITGTNGKTSTARMIEAGLRAHGLSTGRYTSPHLSKVTERISIDGEPVPDATFVRIWDEIRPYLEIVDSELEAGNEPRLTYFECLTILGFAVFADQPVDVAVMEVGLGGITDATNVGDGQVSVITPISLDHTDLLGDTTEDIAYEKAGIIKPGGFLVSAAQPVDAAQVLLEKAREVDVPFRFEGVEFGVESRAVAVGGQVLTIQGLAGRYEDLLLPLHGAHQAENAAVAVAALEAFFGGGEKELDAEVLKEAFGNVTSPGRLEVVRTAPTVVVDAAHNPDGIRVSSEAIQEAFSFSKLVVVVGVLREKDAEEILKTLRDSLGGLAGEFCFTQSNSARAVPAAELAELAVDLGFGEDNIHIAEKLDDALEWAVERAESNDDLAGGVLVTGSITVVAEARILLGKAGA